The Triticum dicoccoides isolate Atlit2015 ecotype Zavitan chromosome 6A, WEW_v2.0, whole genome shotgun sequence genome has a window encoding:
- the LOC119315765 gene encoding urease accessory protein D-like, whose amino-acid sequence MRRLQDENQSSACGMELDAVADGGPATAAEATPTGVVRVEKVRGRSAVTRCFAKYPLKIIVPSKVGPASSGAVWLYVLTYGGGIVSGDKISCAVTVGDGCTAAMTTQASTKVYKAVGSKCSEQVLEATVGKDALLAVIPDPVTCFSTARYYQKQVFHVSGDSNLVIVDWFTSGRYESGEKWDFNSYKSVNHILLEEYQPLFIDSVLLEQGSDCTIAERMQEYNVVAMVVLLGPKLKHIQDQMQDEVKNMMSVQLRPPTSGGGRYAARPQAVQPQSPPLVASCSPFGRTGTGMVARIVAVSTESVYTFLRHHLAALEPFLGVAPYSSS is encoded by the exons ATGAGACGACTTCAAGATG AAAACCAAAGCTCCGCCTGTGGAATGGAATTGGATGCGGTCGCCGACGGAGGGCCGGCGACGGCGGCCGAGGCGACGCCGACGGGCGTGGTGCGGGTGGAGAAGGTGAGGGGAAGGTCGGCGGTCACCCGGTGCTTCGCTAAGTATCCGCTCAAGATCATCGTCCCCTCCAAG GTGGGCCCCGCCTCCTCCGGCGCCGTCTGGCTGTACGTCCTCACCTACGGCGGCGGCATCGTCTCC GGGGATAAGATCTCCTGCGCGGTGACAGTCGGCGACGGGTGCACGGCGGCGATGACGACGCAGGCCTCCACCAAG GTTTACAAGGCTGTGGGTTCAAAATGTTCTGAGCAGGTACTAGAG GCAACAGTTGGAAAAGATGCACTGCTTGCAGTTATTCCAGATCCCGTAACCTGCTTCTCAACCGCTCGATATTACCAGAAGCAAGTGTTTCACGTATCCGGGGATTCTAACTTGGTCATTGTAGATTGGTTTACAAGTGGCCGGTATGAGAGTGGAGAAAAATGGGACTTCAACTCCTACAAGAGTGTTAACCACATTCTTTTGGAAGAGTATCAGCCTCTGTTTATTGACTCG GTTCTATTGGAACAGGGCTCCGATTGTACTATTGCTGAGCGGATGCAGGAATATAACGTCGTTGCAATGGTTGTATTATTGGG GCCAAAGTTGAAGCACATACAAGATCAGATGCAAGACGAAGTAAAGAACATGATGTCTGTACAACTGCGTCCTCCCACCTCTGGTGGAGGCCGCTACGCCGCAAGGCCACAGGCCGTACAACCCCAGAGCCCCCCGCTCGTTGCCTCTTGCAGTCCATTTGGTCGCACG GGAACTGGCATGGTCGCCCGGATAGTGGCGGTGAGCACCGAGTCCGTATACACCTTCCTCAGGCATCATCTGGCAGCGCTTGAACCATTCCTTGGCGTCGCCCCTTATTCTTCGTCATGA